In the Necator americanus strain Aroian chromosome X, whole genome shotgun sequence genome, AAATGTCTGCAGTCCTatacaaaatacaaatttctGGCTTTTATGATCGGATTGAGGACAATATGCCACGATACGACTCCAAAATGCGTTGATTGACAGTATACAGGGCGTGAAAACAACCATTAATATATCCATAATATATCGTTGAACCAACCAGTAGTAAAAGTTGTACAAATCAAAGCcaaatgatgaaaatattAGGGAAACAGAATGTTATTTGGACAATATTGTGGGATATTTCGGTACGGAGGACATGGTACTTGAATGATTTGTAGGAGAGGTGGTGAGAGATTGTGGTTATAAATTAGTGGTGATGACCCAATTTTTAATTGTGCTCTACTGCAGATTTGATTCAAACATTCGTTCTCGTGACCGAAGTGTGTCTCGGAGCACAGTATAAATTGTGGGAGGAAGACACAGAGTTATGAATTCAAATCaattgaatattttcatttatggAATGCTCGACCTGCACCGGTTCGGATGCGATGTGCACATGCGCAGGTGAGTGTTCCATGCTTGAGGAAGTTTGTAAGAACGTACCCATTGGTGAGCGTGGCGAGTGTCGCTGTGGTCGCTGTGCAATAGTCGCTCGACGGCTCGTCTGCAACGCGGCGGCGGCAACGATCGATATCGCggcggtcggtcggtcggtctaTGCTGCGTGCAGCCAGCCAGCCGTCCGTCCGTCCCTTCCGTCGCACAACACTCTCCACCCCACCCCGCTCCTCCCCGCACTCGAACGAGGAGGACCGAACCAGCTGTTCCCGATAGCTGTAGACCTCTCCGATAGCGattgtgtgtatgtatgtgtgtgtatgtgtatgtgtgtgatcGTTCACTGCTAATATGCACGTGGAAACAAATCAAACTGTTCCACGACGTTCGTTCGCGCTCACCTTCGTCATGTTTACTCCAAAGTGCAATTCTGTAGTGTCAAGTAATTTCTCATGCACACAAAATCCCTTAGACTCACTAATATCGTCACCAAGTTAAGTACAAATTGAAACTCGTGCGGTACCAACCTCACGGCTTcctcttcaacttttttttgaacgaaaagaTCTCTCCTTGTCAATTAAGATTGTagcaaatatagaaaaaagtagatgtatgcatatttatttatttatctagcAGACATACAACCAGATTTTGAACTAGTtatgaaaataacaaatttgggaaaagaagattttagGGAGGTCTATTGCGTATCAGGCAAATCGTTGAGAAACAATAAATGATCGTAGTAGGGAGTTATTAATAAAGTCAGGAGTTATTAATAAAATCCTGGAACTCGTCATAGTTTccaaatcggaaaaaaaaaactaggaaagcaCTGCTTATGAGCGATGACGTTTTATATCCATGGCAGTGATTTCTTTCCTCAATAATGAAGACAATCCTTAATGAATATTGGACTGTTGCTTTTTATAATGGTGCGGGGCACTTTTTTGCAGATTAATAGAGCATTTCTTTCATGGttgctctcatttttttctgctggaaTTCCGACAGATTACGTACGAGCGCCAACGCAAGCAAAGATAAGGCAGCTCCATATGTCACGACTAAGCTGTTTATCTGTAAATTCGCTGAAAATATCCCGtaaattttgtttacattGTAGCAAACAGCATCATAAATCTTAGCAGTGCTTTTTCCGCTTTAATAAATCTGCCGTGATTCACGAGTTTCGGGCGCAAACATAGCTTCCACAGCCAGCTCTACGTTAGAATAAAGGGATTAGGAAGTATAAGTTCTTCTTGCACTTTTGCACTATTGCTGAAATTGTTGACTTTCAAATGCAATGTGAACTTATGTACGTATATTACTGAAGCAGAAGCTTGGATTCAGTAAACATTTGTATTACAATGCATTAAAATCCTAGCGCTAAAATGTCAGGTTACAGCGAACAAAGCCATCTGCAAGCGATATGATCGGTTTCTCGAGGATAATGGCGACGAAGGAGAGGGAACACACTTGGAGAAGTCCTAAAATGGTCGTTCAGCACTTCTTACATTATTATAGGCAGACTCATGGAATATAGAACCAGATTGGCGCCTAAAAGCTACTCATGAATATTTAGTTCCTCCCTACTAATAGCATGTGTATATTTGGATCAGCGTTGAGAAGAATATCAAATATGATCGAGTAATGTATAATCGACATCAGGATCGTTTTAAAAAGTACCCCTACAAAATATTGGTCcactctttattttcttggcGAGAGCGAGGTTATCCTAAATGGTTCTGATCGAGAAGGTAAATAAGACGCGATGCCTCTTACCCGTGACCGGGGCAATCCGCAAATTGTAGTTGCTACGATGACTGTTTGTGAGAGATAGATCGGGATATCATTGTGATGGATGGGATATGAAAACTACATCAAATAGTACAAAACAACTTTATGAAACAACGAACACATTGATTTCCTTCCTGCATTTTTGTCTTCGACGAACCAGCTGATCCTAACATGTTACGACGACAAATTTGATGGCGACAGTGGATTTATAGTACATATTTCCAGTGTCGGACGTACGGCGACACacttatttagtttattttagcacttctagataaaaaaaaaagtgaaattcgtCCCTTTTTGTGGTCCTCTGCACtccatttttgcttttttttttacttctcctttttcaattcacatattacggaaaaaaaaagtaacggGACTGTCTCGTATGTTCAAACAgacaagaaaagggaaaacgaCGCGAGACTAGCTAGTTTTGTGATACATGTCCCGGGAAGTCTCGAATTGATATGGGTTACTGGTTCCAGgaatatcctttttttttaagaaatttcaaaacataagctattttgttactattttaTAGATTAAAATTGGTTAGTAATGGTGTTTACAGCAAATGAATGGCATTGCAATAACTGTATTTTCTGCTATACAAAATATGTGACTTAGGATGAGGGTAACATTTGAAACGAAGAAGTGGTGGAGTTCCCAGTGTTCCATGTGCCTCACTGGACTGGATTACAAAGAGTTAAAAACCATGCCGCAGAGCAGTGAGCTTTCTTCGCTAACCACCCATATACCGTAACGTGAACTATTTTCAGAATGATCTGGAAAGGCACAATAATTCCAGAGACCAATGATTCATTAAACATAACTATTACGATTTACGGGCTATATAAGACCACGGATATTTCCTGCGGAAGACATTTGACCTACTGCGAATCCAAAACTGACGGGAAATTGGGTACTCAAATTAGGCCATGTAAGAAGATGCGAATTCTTCGAATAGTCTCTTCGTTGATTATTCCTATCATTTAATCCTCGTACTGTTATCACAATCTTTCTTTTGTATCTTTCTTGGAGGACTACCGAACAATGAGTTGAAATACTCAAAGcagtggggaaaaaaaactgtcggaTTAGTTATGAATCCGAGAACCGCTTCAACCTAAGAAGTTCTCTGTCTCATCTCTGTACGTACAGTACATCTCCAAATTATTCATATTCGTTTTATATGGATAACAATCCATTGACATTTAGCGAAGCAGTCAAAAGAAATTCCACAATGAGTAGAACTGAATCAGCTGGAGAAggcatgtttttctttgctttgattcacatttattgattttgtgTAAGTTAGGTTTATGATGGATTTGCACATACAGAATTTAGCCACTTGAAGTATTACTAAGGTTTACTGTGTTGTAGTGGTTCGCATATTTAACACGTCAGCCACAAATCGATAAAGAAAATCTTTGATTTGAATATCAACCTAGTTCCCTTTACTAAAATACTCAGCACTGTCTTTGCAAACAGTCAGACGGCTCTATACAGAAGTTTGATGGAACTTGTATTATAAAAGTGAAACATCTCAATTAACCAATTATTATTGTgtaatattggaaaaaaaaattcctcgtaACGTATAACaatccaaaaattttaattcaccGAGTTACAAAGCTCTTCCATAGATTAAGaattattatataaataaacaatgaattCTCAAACAACGATAGCCAGGTGCTGTACAAATGAAAAAGGACAGTGTCAGATAATGAAAGCAAGAGAAGCAAATCAGTGCTGCTGAGCAATGTCTGAGAAATAACTTAATACATCCTCTACGGAAACCTCCAGATCAATTTTTGAACCTGGATAACAAGTGGCCATCAGTCGTTGGTAGCCTTGTAGTTGTTTCAGGAACTGATCCTTAACAATACGTCAATAGTTTGTAAAATCCGAAAGTCATCTCTTCAGGGATTAcaaggtgaatttttttccaatttatcCTTCACAAAGATGTACTAGGGCGAAATATAAGTATACTGGTTTCCTGCTCGACCACAATTGCACTAGAAAAGGGCAAAGATGACTGGTGTCAGAGACTATTTACCAGTCTCGTTTAATCCCTCTGGTTTCGAGGATGAAAAATCCGCAGAGTAGAGCTCCCTTTTCAAGCTATTTTCGATATAACACAACCGAGCTAACCTGCATCTCTCTCCAAACAACTTGCAATAAAGAGGAATGATCAACAAGGtgcttttcaacttttctgtACAATTGCTCCAACCCCTTTTTAACTTCCTTTCCTGGGTACATGGCAATTACCTAAATCAGGCTCAAACTATATTCGAAAATTGTAAAATCTCgatcaaatttttgtaaatatgTCGCATCCAGTACTTTCGAACTCACCTTCTTCAATTCAACCCTGCTAAACTGAGGTTGATAGGAAATTTCGTCTGGCTTTGTCCCACGCATTTCGATGGCGTTTTGAATAGCTTCGAAGAAAACCTGAGGTTTAGAAAACTTAGGGGCATAAGAATGAAAGCAAACATGTCTACGAATTACAAATTCTAAACCAAAACCAATCTGAAGTTGAAAAACAATGGCTCGAATTTACTTAATACAAATTTGTTCAACTGATAAACTTCAACTCACATGAATCCTTTCCAAAGGCCGTCCCATATATTCTCTGACATAAAGgtcaatattttcttccttttctcgcTTCGCATCCTTCCGTTGCGCATCCAGAAACGGAATTTTTAACTCGGATAAGGTCACTAAATATGCACAGATAGAGATACAACTAGAAACTTAGACAAAGAAGCAAACAGAATAACTTACAATATAATTGATGGTAATTTTCGAACCGAACTACAGCCATCGGAGATTTACTGTTGGGATTTGAGGCAGCCTTTTCGATACCCTCGCAAACGCATCGATACAAATGGACGTACCTAAACGCAAAAGCAGAGTAGAACTAAGATCGGAAATACTTCTTTTaatcaacattaaaaaatgCCATGTTTAACTGACCATTTTTCAAGATCTGTCCTTCTTTCAGCTCCTTCGAAAATCGATTCAGCAGTCCTTACAAAATCAGCAAACCTTTCGATCGTTGGCAAAATTCCCAAACGAACTCGTTTCGATATTTTTATATCAGCCAATGCTTGTCCCTCCGATTCCTGAATACTGCTACATGGGATTGTTATATATAAGCAGTATAAGATAGGAAAAATAGTGGATCCCTTACCATAAACAAGTCAAACTGACGTTTAATAAGCACAACGAAAGTACCAAATGTAACAGAATAATAGGATCCTGATTCTTGTGGCAGCAACACTTTCTTTGACATAATGATGAACAACAGCATCACGTTgctaaaaataattgtaaaaaaaatcgcttacTTTGAAAACGGTTACAGGTACCCCAAACGATATTATcattgaaaactgaaaaaaatctaacctAATGTTTTGCTTGCAGATGGCCTTACAAAACCGATCCAAATGACCACTCAGTGACTCAAATAACGAGGCCATAACAGAGCGGACCTGCTCGTTCATGTAACGCTCGGCATTTCTTCCTCCTTAAAGAAGTGAAGAGATTATTCAATGCACGGCAATTTTTGCAATCTGTGGCTGCATCCTAGGAATGCACTGCAGTTTAATGAAACGTGAAGATTTATACCTATGATAGTGCTTTCTCCGCTGTCTGTGGATGTCGTTTCTGCGTTCGAAATTAGTTCCGAGTTTATGTGGAAAAATCTGACACAGAATTTCTGTTCCATCTCGATAATTGGCCCCAACTCACCCAAAACCGTTTCGATTAGCTGAAAGAAGATCAGAGTGTACTAGAACTAACGTTTCAAATCTTTGTGAATACTTACCGCTGATACTTGACCATATTCCGCAGAAATGTCACTCAATGAGAAACTCTGCCTGTCGAGAGAACTTTTAGCTGATAAATTCGATGAATCTGAAGAAAATACGAGCATGAAAACAGACCTCAGCGGTGTAGCGCTGGATGGATTAAATTACCAACTCAGACGTTTGTCGGCAGATCCTAGTTTTTGGACTTCGCCAATAACAGCTTCGAAAAATGTATCAAAATGGCGCTTATACAGCGTTCTTGTAGACTCCACGTATCGCTGAATGGCTGCGTTGTACGGTGTGG is a window encoding:
- a CDS encoding hypothetical protein (NECATOR_CHRX.G26350.T4), which encodes MLNVSDTKRCPTTTLPNGRRTSPCHYSCSVTIEHPISVRLYFVKGEKDDAFKKRTRFYLRDVKEVDGINPKRALPDFHITIGDHRYSITASTPEEKDEFIRELYKLSAQYLPVQMPDFCNVSIPIDNREISILPIETNDEDSGDVIHDYQPVSAKEEADFRRLLMKAELTIGEADKFSEVLSAQLQSLDDGALDKVALLEKEIDICDAILAHVRNSVELIEEKDSLSAVERRNKDRLQQELTDFVAALDTVTDNHIRTLKEANLNDAGSIARCAEAARAVSHFWNGCISKPMLQMKAYEKRNRDLAVIDLFVDRFMSHLSAIFNNLNDFSLGQDWHSLSIPKQSQRFHALSPLSDLISWLKANRPTPYNAAIQRYVESTRTLYKRHFDTFFEAVIGEVQKLGSADKRLNSSNLSAKSSLDRQSFSLSDISAEYGQVSALIETVLGELGPIIEMEQKFCVRFFHINSELISNAETTSTDSGESTIIGGRNAERYMNEQVRSVMASLFESLSGHLDRFCKAICKQNISNVMLLFIIMSKKVLLPQESGSYYSVTFGTFVVLIKRQFDLFMESEGQALADIKISKRVRLGILPTIERFADFVRTAESIFEGAERRTDLEKWYVHLYRCVCEGIEKAASNPNSKSPMAVVRFENYHQLYLTLSELKIPFLDAQRKDAKREKEENIDLYVREYMGRPLERIHVFFEAIQNAIEMRGTKPDEISYQPQFSRVELKKVIAMYPGKEVKKGLEQLYRKVEKHLVDHSSLLQVVWREMQDQFLKQLQGYQRLMATCYPGSKIDLEVSVEDVLSYFSDIAQQH